A part of Streptomyces sp. NBC_01451 genomic DNA contains:
- a CDS encoding ABC transporter ATP-binding protein, whose protein sequence is MGALLDVSGLSKLYEGSGRRVEALRDLTFGVESGELVCLVGPSGCGKTTLLKCVGGLLAPTGGQVTLAGRPVNGPPPGMAFVFQEYGRSLLPWMRVGDNVELPLRQKNLTRQRRRELVADALHSVGLSDAAGAYPWQLSGGMQQRVAIARALAYEPDVLLMDEPFAAVDAQTRADLEDLVRGLWRERGITILFVTHDIDEAVYLGERVIVLSASPTVVKEELRIDLPDERDQLHTRVAPRFAQLRTRVYEQIQAGKRGTPDPGPDPDPSDGIEDRTPDKTQDSA, encoded by the coding sequence ATGGGCGCGCTTCTCGATGTTTCCGGCCTCAGCAAGCTCTACGAGGGTTCAGGACGCCGGGTCGAGGCGCTGCGGGACCTCACCTTCGGCGTCGAGTCGGGTGAACTCGTCTGTCTGGTCGGGCCTTCGGGGTGCGGCAAGACGACGCTGCTGAAGTGTGTGGGCGGGCTGTTGGCACCGACGGGGGGCCAAGTGACGCTCGCGGGAAGGCCGGTGAACGGGCCGCCGCCCGGGATGGCGTTCGTCTTCCAGGAGTACGGCCGCAGCCTGCTTCCCTGGATGCGCGTCGGCGACAATGTCGAACTCCCGCTCAGGCAGAAGAACCTGACCAGGCAGCGACGCCGCGAACTGGTCGCGGACGCGCTGCACTCGGTCGGCCTGTCGGACGCCGCAGGGGCGTACCCCTGGCAGTTGTCCGGGGGTATGCAGCAGCGGGTCGCGATCGCCCGCGCGCTCGCCTACGAGCCCGACGTGCTGCTGATGGACGAGCCGTTCGCCGCGGTCGACGCCCAGACGCGCGCCGATCTGGAGGATCTCGTACGGGGGCTGTGGCGGGAGCGCGGGATCACGATCCTGTTCGTCACGCACGACATCGACGAGGCCGTGTATCTCGGCGAGCGGGTGATCGTCCTGTCCGCGTCCCCGACCGTCGTCAAGGAGGAGCTGAGGATCGATCTGCCGGACGAGCGCGACCAGTTGCACACCCGCGTCGCCCCGCGCTTCGCCCAGCTCCGTACGCGTGTCTACGAGCAGATCCAGGCGGGCAAACGCGGAACACCGGATCCGGGTCCGGACCCGGATCCGTCGGACGGGATCGAGGACAGGACTCCGGACAAGACGCAGGACAGTGCCTGA
- a CDS encoding MmyB family transcriptional regulator yields the protein MAFQAGGQRPAPRPVPEGPEAQAYLRDYATLLEAVTFPSVVLDHRWDVVLSNTAFETLFRGVGPHPTAMPGDNFLRFVLFHPDAGTVLGEHEASWCLPMLAYFAAAVELHAQDRGLQSIRRDIAQDPIMEAAYRQGLPHWIRAVGAEAFQHDGAVRPLLHPDPRWGATECRIVGETPKSLEDMGYTRLTLVLRETRRPADAPRGPRRPRRSASHLSVVPAPEA from the coding sequence ATGGCATTTCAGGCAGGAGGGCAGCGGCCTGCGCCGCGGCCCGTCCCCGAGGGGCCCGAGGCCCAGGCGTATCTGCGGGACTACGCCACGCTTCTGGAGGCCGTGACCTTTCCGTCCGTCGTCCTCGACCACCGCTGGGACGTGGTCCTCTCCAACACCGCGTTCGAGACACTTTTCCGCGGTGTCGGTCCACATCCCACGGCCATGCCCGGCGACAACTTCCTCCGTTTCGTCCTCTTCCATCCGGATGCGGGCACGGTCCTCGGCGAGCACGAGGCGAGCTGGTGCCTGCCGATGCTCGCGTACTTCGCCGCCGCCGTGGAACTGCACGCCCAGGACCGCGGCCTCCAGTCCATCCGCCGGGACATCGCCCAGGACCCGATCATGGAGGCCGCCTACCGGCAGGGCCTGCCGCACTGGATCCGGGCGGTCGGCGCGGAGGCCTTCCAGCACGACGGGGCCGTACGACCGCTGCTGCACCCCGACCCGCGCTGGGGCGCCACCGAGTGCCGCATCGTGGGCGAGACGCCCAAGTCCCTTGAGGACATGGGCTATACGAGGCTGACGCTGGTGCTCCGCGAGACGCGGCGCCCGGCGGACGCCCCGCGTGGACCACGCCGCCCGCGGCGCTCGGCGAGCCACCTGAGTGTGGTGCCGGCCCCGGAGGCGTGA
- a CDS encoding helix-turn-helix domain-containing protein: protein MTDGYEVPDATATVLLSAVVVRVTALADRLGASHAEVFHTGRLSAASGVPESVVKALLSGQSAGEPDLQARFLQRLGLLRRTRLKPNGRRYTQQEIADGAGMSRQQAGALINGDRRPTMEHCDAIQRFFRVHAGFLTAEDPEALAGALQRSEQELLQRLADREREAAKATSDPLERLLQDHGVRGIAWRAAQLPSDQHRDKVAEWLDMLLESVKRPES from the coding sequence GTGACGGATGGCTACGAGGTTCCGGACGCCACGGCGACGGTTCTGCTGTCCGCCGTCGTGGTCCGGGTCACCGCACTCGCGGACCGGCTCGGCGCGTCGCACGCCGAGGTCTTCCACACCGGGCGGCTCTCCGCCGCGTCCGGGGTTCCGGAGAGCGTCGTCAAGGCTCTGCTGAGCGGACAGAGCGCCGGCGAACCCGATCTCCAGGCCCGGTTCCTTCAGCGGCTGGGTCTGCTGCGCCGCACCCGCCTCAAGCCGAACGGCCGCAGGTACACGCAGCAGGAGATCGCCGACGGCGCCGGCATGTCGCGCCAGCAGGCGGGCGCCCTCATCAACGGAGACCGGCGCCCCACCATGGAGCACTGCGACGCCATCCAGCGCTTCTTCAGGGTGCACGCCGGTTTCCTCACCGCGGAGGATCCCGAGGCGCTCGCCGGCGCTCTCCAGCGCTCCGAACAGGAGCTCCTCCAGCGACTCGCGGACCGTGAGCGCGAGGCGGCGAAGGCCACCAGCGACCCGCTGGAGCGGCTGCTGCAGGACCACGGCGTCCGCGGAATCGCCTGGCGGGCCGCGCAGTTGCCCTCCGACCAGCACCGCGACAAGGTCGCCGAGTGGCTGGACATGCTTCTGGAGAGCGTCAAGCGGCCGGAGTCGTGA
- a CDS encoding toxin-antitoxin system, toxin component yields the protein MRRLCGELVTELRLPAPAEPADLYAALCDAMSRRRGRPVVFRAAPFPPGTASGLWLDMADQDLIVVEERTAPDHQLVILGHELWHMQAGHCGHHVEGAAVAARLLSDTADLQATVRKVAARTRSDLADEQDAESFGLLLASKCRTWLAGSARQPVRRDQLAGRIEASLGYRGPQS from the coding sequence ATGCGCCGCCTGTGCGGCGAGCTGGTGACCGAGCTGAGGCTTCCGGCACCGGCCGAACCCGCCGACCTCTACGCCGCGCTGTGCGACGCCATGAGCAGACGCCGCGGTCGTCCCGTCGTGTTCCGCGCGGCCCCCTTCCCGCCCGGTACGGCCAGCGGGCTGTGGCTCGACATGGCCGACCAGGACCTCATCGTGGTCGAGGAACGCACCGCGCCCGACCACCAGTTGGTGATCCTGGGGCACGAGCTGTGGCACATGCAGGCCGGGCACTGCGGCCATCACGTCGAGGGCGCGGCGGTCGCCGCCCGGCTGCTCAGCGACACCGCGGACCTCCAGGCCACGGTCCGCAAGGTGGCCGCCCGTACCCGCTCCGACCTCGCCGACGAGCAGGACGCCGAGAGCTTCGGCCTGCTGCTGGCCAGCAAGTGCCGTACGTGGCTGGCCGGTTCGGCGCGCCAGCCGGTCCGGCGCGACCAGCTCGCGGGCCGGATCGAGGCCTCCCTGGGCTATCGCGGGCCGCAGAGCTGA
- a CDS encoding MAB_1171c family putative transporter, which yields MNDSSYYVPSAAMVIVLLLKGRAVLRAWRDPLLRSVYALLLLSVLVFLFAAPPTIGWVNRVTGVPNFSAPLVYCLLSAFSASCLVLIINWRGGPPEATRRASRRWIAGYAVVIVATAALFVLGDAPEQRLRDFDTHYANTPFIREMIVLYLVALTVSNIAMNMVCWPWALQVHGWLRVGLLVIVAGFFCNIAFAATKLTAVVARWNGENLDYLSTYVAPAMAAAAEVVTAAGFCIPLAFQRVGDVWSTWSTYRRLSPLWRALAPLSDQGGRAVRIAWWSPAELQVTRRESDIHDGMLSLYPYFDPTVRARAYDAARTAGSSPEGARAEADAAMVTAALRARAADPEGSVISAAAAGEDGPPSSTEGPRDLVGMSQALQRSPVVAEVREGRSL from the coding sequence GTGAACGACTCCAGCTACTACGTGCCGTCCGCCGCGATGGTGATCGTCCTCCTCCTCAAGGGCCGGGCGGTGCTGCGCGCCTGGCGCGACCCGCTCCTGCGGTCGGTGTACGCGCTGCTCCTGCTGTCCGTGCTGGTGTTCCTCTTCGCGGCACCGCCGACCATCGGGTGGGTCAACCGCGTCACCGGCGTCCCGAACTTCTCGGCGCCGCTCGTGTACTGCCTGCTGAGCGCCTTCAGCGCCTCCTGCCTGGTGCTGATCATCAACTGGCGGGGCGGCCCGCCCGAGGCCACCCGGCGCGCCTCGCGCCGCTGGATCGCCGGGTACGCGGTGGTGATCGTGGCGACGGCCGCCCTGTTCGTCCTCGGGGACGCGCCCGAGCAGCGCCTGCGCGACTTCGACACGCACTACGCGAACACGCCGTTCATCCGCGAGATGATCGTGCTGTACCTCGTCGCGCTCACGGTCTCGAACATCGCGATGAACATGGTGTGCTGGCCGTGGGCGCTGCAGGTGCACGGCTGGCTGCGGGTCGGTCTGCTCGTCATCGTGGCCGGCTTCTTCTGCAACATCGCCTTCGCGGCCACCAAGCTGACGGCCGTCGTCGCCCGCTGGAACGGTGAGAACCTCGACTATCTGAGCACGTACGTCGCCCCCGCGATGGCCGCCGCCGCGGAGGTCGTCACCGCGGCCGGCTTCTGCATCCCGCTGGCCTTCCAGCGCGTCGGGGACGTGTGGAGCACCTGGTCGACGTACCGCCGCCTCAGTCCGCTGTGGCGGGCGCTCGCCCCCCTGTCGGACCAGGGCGGGCGCGCGGTCCGGATCGCCTGGTGGTCACCGGCAGAACTCCAGGTCACCCGACGGGAGTCCGACATCCACGACGGCATGCTCAGCCTGTACCCGTACTTCGACCCGACCGTCCGGGCAAGGGCCTACGACGCGGCCCGCACCGCGGGCTCCTCCCCCGAGGGAGCCCGGGCCGAGGCGGACGCGGCCATGGTGACGGCGGCCTTACGGGCCCGGGCGGCGGACCCGGAGGGCAGCGTGATCAGCGCGGCGGCGGCAGGGGAGGACGGCCCTCCGTCGTCGACCGAGGGCCCCCGTGACCTGGTGGGCATGTCCCAGGCGCTGCAACGGTCCCCGGTGGTGGCGGAAGTGCGGGAGGGAAGGAGCCTCTAG
- a CDS encoding alpha/beta fold hydrolase, translated as MTDIPRHGPARAVRLRPVADGELELRYRVVHGYRRAFRMAGEGPALVLIHGIGDSSATWAELIPDLARSHTVIAPDLLGHGASDKPRADYSVAAYANGVRDLLTTLGIESATLVGHSLGGGVAMQFAYQFPERTERLILVSAGGVGREVNPVLRAASLPGAHLALSALRLPGMRMQVGLVVRLMKLLDTDLGQDAPELLTLVDALPDETSRNAFIRTLRAVVDWRGQVVTMLDRCYLTEGMPTMLLWGDRDSVVPVRHAYGAHEAMPGSRLEIFEGAGHFPFHSDPARFVALVEEFTGESAPADWSREHWRELLIDGRPAQVMEQGLREVSERSAT; from the coding sequence GTGACGGACATCCCGCGTCACGGACCGGCACGCGCCGTACGGCTGCGACCGGTCGCCGACGGCGAACTGGAACTGCGGTACCGCGTCGTGCACGGGTACCGGCGGGCCTTCCGCATGGCGGGCGAGGGCCCCGCGCTGGTGCTCATCCACGGCATCGGGGACTCCTCGGCGACCTGGGCCGAGCTGATCCCCGACCTGGCCCGCAGCCACACCGTGATCGCCCCCGACCTGCTCGGCCACGGCGCCTCCGACAAACCGCGCGCCGACTACTCCGTGGCCGCCTACGCCAACGGCGTGCGCGATCTGCTCACCACCCTCGGCATCGAGTCCGCGACGCTCGTCGGACACTCCCTCGGTGGCGGGGTGGCCATGCAGTTCGCCTACCAGTTCCCCGAGCGCACCGAGCGGCTCATCCTGGTCAGCGCGGGCGGCGTGGGCCGCGAGGTCAACCCGGTCCTGCGGGCGGCCTCACTGCCCGGCGCCCATCTCGCGCTCTCCGCGCTGCGGTTGCCCGGGATGCGGATGCAAGTGGGCCTCGTCGTGCGGCTGATGAAGCTTCTGGACACCGATCTGGGGCAGGACGCGCCCGAGTTGCTGACTCTCGTGGACGCGCTGCCCGACGAGACCTCGCGCAACGCCTTCATCCGTACGTTGCGCGCGGTGGTCGACTGGCGGGGGCAGGTGGTGACCATGCTCGACCGGTGCTATCTCACCGAGGGCATGCCGACGATGCTGCTGTGGGGGGACCGGGACAGCGTGGTGCCGGTGCGGCACGCGTACGGGGCGCACGAGGCGATGCCGGGGAGCCGCCTGGAGATTTTCGAGGGGGCGGGGCATTTCCCGTTCCACAGCGATCCGGCGCGGTTCGTCGCGCTGGTGGAGGAGTTCACCGGGGAGAGCGCCCCGGCCGACTGGAGCCGGGAGCACTGGCGGGAGCTGTTGATCGACGGGCGGCCCGCGCAGGTGATGGAACAGGGGCTGCGGGAGGTCAGCGAGCGCAGTGCGACGTAG
- a CDS encoding 4'-phosphopantetheinyl transferase family protein: MIEELLPATVVAVETYGDEAADGAYGAGGPGDATLFPEERALVARAVPKRVREFTLVRACARRAMEKLGVPPQPVLPGGRGAPQWPDGLVGSMTHCEGYCAAALVRATDLASVGIDAEPHQPLPEGVLDSVALPTEQAHLRALTADGPGAHGNRVHWDRLLFSAKEAVYKAWFPLTGKWLDFSEADIEFTTGPGPNPYGTFRARLLVPGPVVDGRELGCFDGRWTVRHGLLATAVSVPHQPV; this comes from the coding sequence GTGATCGAGGAGCTTCTTCCGGCCACGGTGGTGGCCGTGGAAACGTACGGTGACGAGGCGGCCGACGGAGCGTACGGGGCCGGCGGGCCCGGGGACGCGACGCTGTTCCCCGAGGAGCGGGCGCTCGTGGCCCGGGCGGTGCCCAAACGCGTCCGCGAGTTCACCCTCGTCCGCGCGTGTGCCCGCCGGGCCATGGAGAAGCTCGGTGTGCCGCCGCAGCCCGTGCTGCCCGGTGGGCGCGGCGCCCCGCAGTGGCCGGACGGCCTGGTCGGCAGCATGACCCACTGCGAGGGCTACTGCGCCGCCGCACTGGTCCGCGCCACCGACCTGGCCTCCGTCGGCATCGACGCCGAACCCCACCAGCCGCTGCCCGAAGGCGTCCTCGACTCCGTGGCCCTGCCCACGGAGCAGGCGCACCTGCGCGCACTGACGGCGGACGGCCCCGGCGCGCACGGAAACCGCGTGCACTGGGACCGGCTGCTGTTCAGCGCCAAGGAAGCGGTCTACAAGGCGTGGTTCCCGCTCACCGGCAAGTGGCTGGACTTCAGCGAGGCCGACATCGAGTTCACGACCGGCCCGGGCCCGAACCCGTACGGCACCTTCCGGGCCCGGCTGCTGGTGCCCGGACCGGTCGTCGACGGCCGGGAGCTCGGCTGCTTCGACGGGCGCTGGACGGTGCGGCACGGGCTGTTGGCGACGGCGGTCAGTGTGCCGCACCAGCCTGTCTGA
- a CDS encoding metallophosphoesterase family protein, with translation METTAGGAGQLLAISDLHIGYPENRALVEQMRPETDDDWLLVAGDVSESVADIRWVLETLAGRFRKVIWAPGNHELWTHPKDPVTLRGVARYEHLVDLCRELGVTSPEDPYPVWEGPGGPVAVAPLFLLYDYSFLPQGCATKEEGLAYAEGTGIVCTDEYLLHPDPYPTREAWCRARVARTERRLAELPENLPTVLVNHYPLDRHPTDVLWHPEFAMWCGTTLTADWHRRFRVAAMVYGHLHIPRTTWHEGVRFEEVSVGYPREWQKRPGDPGRLRRILPMEVGSGDRGASSGHGGGRGNVR, from the coding sequence GTGGAGACGACGGCCGGCGGTGCCGGACAGCTGCTGGCGATCAGTGATCTCCACATCGGCTACCCGGAGAACCGCGCCCTGGTCGAACAGATGCGCCCGGAGACGGACGACGACTGGCTGCTGGTCGCCGGCGACGTGTCGGAGTCGGTGGCCGACATCCGCTGGGTCCTGGAGACCCTCGCCGGCCGGTTCCGCAAGGTGATCTGGGCACCCGGCAACCACGAGCTGTGGACCCACCCCAAGGACCCGGTCACCCTGCGCGGGGTCGCCCGCTACGAACACCTTGTCGACCTGTGCCGTGAGCTGGGTGTGACGTCCCCCGAGGACCCCTACCCCGTGTGGGAAGGCCCCGGCGGCCCCGTCGCCGTCGCGCCGCTCTTCCTCCTCTACGACTACTCCTTCCTGCCGCAGGGCTGCGCGACCAAGGAGGAAGGGCTCGCGTACGCGGAGGGCACGGGCATCGTCTGCACCGACGAGTACCTCCTGCACCCCGACCCCTACCCGACCCGTGAGGCCTGGTGCCGGGCCCGGGTGGCCCGGACGGAACGGCGGCTCGCCGAACTGCCCGAGAACCTGCCGACGGTGCTCGTCAACCACTATCCGCTGGACCGGCATCCGACGGACGTGCTGTGGCACCCCGAGTTCGCCATGTGGTGCGGCACCACGCTGACCGCCGACTGGCACCGCCGGTTCCGCGTCGCGGCCATGGTCTACGGCCATCTGCACATCCCTCGGACCACCTGGCACGAGGGCGTCCGCTTCGAAGAAGTGTCGGTGGGCTACCCCCGCGAATGGCAGAAGCGACCGGGAGACCCGGGAAGGCTGCGCCGCATACTGCCGATGGAGGTCGGATCCGGTGATCGAGGAGCTTCTTCCGGCCACGGTGGTGGCCGTGGAAACGTACGGTGA
- a CDS encoding ATP-grasp domain-containing protein: protein MVSRVRVWLNRTYAENVFFMEQLRRNPSDRAVEIHATHGDADSPVLAAADTAAMEPEGLSPAAYVEYALDQCDRREIDVFVPRLHQDAIVEHRADFEAVGTKLLAPTPEAVAVFQDKATAYQAVEAVGVPVPPWWRVRSADELLVAVEQLEADGHKACFKPAAGAGGVGFRVITRAPFSMSHLNGFPTPYVQLDMVLDVLRNTEEDVDWLVMPRLEQPEVSVDCLTGPDSRIRMAIGRTKNGRRRGFTLDEAWLRPARLIAEGFGLHHLSNIQFRMYEDRPVLMDVNTRPAGGLHQLSLCGINAPWAAVQLALGEDPGDLVPPFLGQDYAVISAPRPVRTVSAPADEVPAHTSTLPAVPAPAAVEEPVAEAAAEASAGAPATATA, encoded by the coding sequence ATGGTCTCTCGCGTACGCGTCTGGCTCAACCGCACGTACGCGGAGAACGTGTTCTTCATGGAACAGCTGCGGAGAAATCCCAGCGACCGCGCGGTCGAGATCCACGCCACCCACGGAGACGCCGACTCTCCCGTCCTCGCCGCCGCCGACACCGCCGCCATGGAGCCCGAGGGCCTGTCCCCCGCCGCGTACGTGGAGTACGCGCTCGACCAGTGCGACCGCCGTGAGATCGACGTGTTCGTGCCGCGTCTGCACCAGGACGCGATCGTCGAGCACCGCGCGGACTTCGAGGCCGTGGGCACCAAGCTGCTCGCGCCGACGCCCGAAGCGGTGGCCGTCTTCCAGGACAAGGCGACCGCGTACCAGGCCGTCGAGGCGGTCGGTGTTCCGGTGCCGCCGTGGTGGCGGGTGCGCAGCGCCGACGAACTCCTCGTCGCCGTCGAGCAGTTGGAGGCCGACGGTCACAAGGCGTGCTTCAAGCCGGCGGCGGGCGCGGGCGGGGTGGGCTTCCGCGTGATCACGCGCGCTCCCTTCTCCATGTCGCACCTCAACGGTTTCCCCACCCCCTACGTCCAGTTGGACATGGTTCTCGACGTACTGCGGAACACCGAAGAGGACGTCGACTGGCTGGTGATGCCCCGTCTGGAGCAGCCGGAGGTGTCGGTGGACTGCCTCACCGGACCCGACTCGCGCATCCGGATGGCGATCGGCCGCACCAAGAACGGCCGGCGGCGCGGCTTCACCCTCGACGAGGCCTGGCTGCGGCCCGCGCGGCTCATCGCCGAGGGCTTCGGCCTGCACCACCTGAGCAACATCCAGTTCCGGATGTACGAGGACCGGCCGGTGCTGATGGACGTCAACACACGTCCGGCCGGCGGCCTGCACCAGCTCTCCCTGTGCGGCATCAACGCCCCTTGGGCGGCAGTGCAGTTGGCGCTCGGCGAGGACCCGGGCGACCTGGTGCCGCCGTTCCTCGGCCAGGACTACGCGGTGATCTCCGCGCCGCGCCCGGTGCGCACGGTGTCGGCACCCGCGGACGAGGTCCCGGCGCACACGTCCACGCTGCCCGCCGTACCGGCGCCGGCAGCCGTCGAGGAGCCGGTCGCGGAAGCGGCGGCGGAGGCGTCCGCGGGAGCCCCGGCGACGGCCACCGCGTAA
- a CDS encoding carbohydrate binding domain-containing protein, whose amino-acid sequence MRFTTTRHRLLALLGSATLALAGAVALPGTAQAANILSNPGFESGSLSPWSCTGNLGQVVSSPVHGGSKSLAGAASSSDNAKCSQTVTVRPNTAYTLSGWVRGSYVYLGVDGGPSTWTTSPSAYAQLSVPFTTGAAQTTITVYTHGWYGQGAYQADDISLDGPGGGGSDTQAPTAPGTLRSTAKTSSTVSLAWNAASDNVGVTAYDVYRGASQVLSVSGTSATVSGLAPSTAYSFSVKARDAAGNVSAASNSVSVTTDAGSGTTGFKQAAPYLYLGWGDPPSATSVMSATGVKWFTMAFILSSGGCNPAWDGTRALTGGGDQSVIDSIRAAGGDIVPSIGGWSGNKLGPNCSTPEALAGAYQKVIDAYGLKAIDVDIENSDEFENEVVQDRVLGALKIVKANNPGLRTILTFGTSTTGPTYWGSRLIERASALGANIDVFTIMPFDFGGGADMYTSTVNATEGLKTKLRSTFGWDDATAYAHIGISGMNGLSDQQELTSPTTWTQIRDWSNSHHIARLAYWAVNRDRPCPGGGVVSNCSGISQSTWQFTSITAGFTG is encoded by the coding sequence GTGCGCTTCACAACCACCAGACACCGGCTGCTCGCCCTGCTCGGCTCCGCCACCCTGGCCCTGGCCGGGGCGGTCGCCCTCCCCGGCACGGCCCAGGCGGCCAACATCCTGTCCAACCCCGGCTTCGAATCGGGCTCCCTCTCCCCCTGGTCCTGCACCGGCAACCTCGGCCAGGTCGTCTCCTCCCCCGTCCACGGCGGCTCCAAGTCCCTTGCGGGGGCTGCCAGTTCGAGCGACAACGCCAAGTGCTCCCAGACCGTCACCGTCCGCCCGAACACCGCCTACACGCTCAGCGGCTGGGTGCGCGGCTCGTACGTCTACCTGGGCGTCGACGGCGGCCCCTCGACCTGGACGACGTCCCCCTCGGCGTACGCCCAGCTTTCCGTCCCCTTCACCACGGGCGCCGCACAGACCACCATCACGGTCTACACCCACGGCTGGTACGGGCAGGGCGCCTACCAGGCCGACGACATCAGCCTGGACGGCCCGGGCGGCGGCGGCTCGGACACCCAGGCGCCGACCGCGCCCGGCACCCTCCGCTCCACCGCCAAGACCTCCTCGACGGTCTCCCTGGCCTGGAACGCCGCGTCGGACAACGTCGGCGTCACGGCGTACGACGTCTACCGGGGCGCGAGCCAGGTGCTGAGCGTCTCCGGCACGTCGGCCACGGTGAGCGGGCTCGCGCCGAGCACCGCGTACTCCTTCTCCGTGAAGGCCCGGGACGCGGCGGGCAACGTCTCGGCTGCCTCCAACTCCGTGAGCGTCACGACGGACGCGGGCAGTGGCACCACCGGCTTCAAGCAGGCGGCGCCCTACCTCTACCTCGGCTGGGGCGACCCGCCGAGCGCGACCTCGGTGATGAGCGCGACGGGCGTGAAGTGGTTCACGATGGCGTTCATCCTGTCCTCCGGCGGCTGCAACCCGGCCTGGGACGGCACCCGCGCGCTGACCGGCGGCGGCGACCAGAGCGTCATCGACTCCATCCGTGCGGCGGGCGGTGACATCGTCCCGTCGATCGGCGGCTGGAGCGGCAACAAACTGGGCCCGAACTGCTCGACGCCCGAGGCGCTCGCGGGCGCCTACCAGAAGGTGATCGACGCGTACGGGCTCAAGGCGATCGACGTCGACATCGAGAACTCGGACGAGTTCGAGAACGAGGTGGTGCAGGACCGCGTCCTGGGCGCCCTGAAGATCGTCAAGGCGAACAATCCCGGTCTGCGCACGATCCTGACCTTCGGTACGTCGACCACCGGCCCGACCTACTGGGGCAGCCGCCTCATCGAGCGCGCGTCGGCCCTGGGCGCCAACATCGACGTGTTCACGATCATGCCGTTCGACTTCGGCGGCGGCGCCGACATGTACACCAGCACGGTGAACGCGACGGAGGGGCTGAAGACGAAACTGCGGTCCACGTTCGGCTGGGACGACGCCACGGCGTACGCCCACATCGGCATCTCCGGCATGAACGGCCTGTCCGACCAGCAGGAACTGACCAGCCCCACGACCTGGACGCAGATCCGCGACTGGTCCAACTCCCACCACATCGCCCGCCTCGCCTACTGGGCGGTCAACCGTGACCGGCCGTGCCCCGGCGGCGGAGTGGTCAGCAACTGCTCGGGCATCAGCCAGAGCACCTGGCAGTTCACCTCGATCACGGCCGGCTTCACCGGCTGA